Proteins encoded by one window of Aphis gossypii isolate Hap1 chromosome X, ASM2018417v2, whole genome shotgun sequence:
- the LOC114119676 gene encoding tubulin beta chain-like encodes MREICHLQAGQCGNQIGAKFWEVISDEHGIDPTGSYHGDSDLQLERINVYYTEALGGKYVPRAVLVDLEPGTMDSVRSGPFGQIFRPDNFVFGQSGAGNNWAKGHYTEGAELVDSVLDVVRKEAESCDCLQGFQLTHSLGGGTGSGMGTLMISKIREEYPDRIMTTYSIVPSPKVSDTVVEPYNSTLSVHQLVENTDKTFCIDNEALYDICFRTLKLTTPTYGDLNHLVSAAICGVTTCFRFPGQLNSDLRKLAVNMVPFPRLHFFITGFAPLTSRGSQQYRALTVPELVQQMFDAKNMMAACDPRHGRYLTAASIFRGRMSMKEVDEQMLNIQTKNSSYFVEWIPNNTKTAVCDIPPRGLKMSATFIGNTTAIQEMFKRVSEQFTSMFRRKAFLHWYTGEGMDEMEFTEAESNMNDLVSEYQQYQDATIDEDGEGDDDDEDAEA; translated from the exons atGCGTGAAATTTGTCACTTGCAAGCTGGCCAATGTGGAAATCAGATTGGAGCAAAG tttTGGGAAGTAATATCCGATGAACATGGCATTGATCCAACTGGATCATATCATGGAGATTCCGATTTACAGTTAGAAAGAATCAATGTCTACTACACCGAAGCACttg gtgGTAAGTACGTACCTCGAGCAGTGCTTGTGGATTTAGAACCAGGAACTATGGATTCTGTAAGATCTGGCCCTTTTGGTCAAATATTCCGACctgataattttgtttttggacAATCTGGCGCAGGAAATAACTGGGCAAAAGGACATTATACAGAAGGTGCTGAATTGGTGGATTCAGTGCTAGACGTAGTCag gaaaGAGGCAGAGAGTTGTGACTGTTTACAAGGGTTCCAATTGACCCATTCACTTGGTGGTGGAACTGGCTCTGGTATGGGAACACTTATGATATCGAAAATTCGCGAAGAATACCCGGACAGAATTATGACTACATACAGCATCGTTCCTTCACCCAAG GTATCCGACACAGTCGTGGAACCATACAACTCCACGTTATCCGTGCATCAGTTGGTAGAAAACAccgataaaacattttgtatcgATAATGAAGCGCTGTATGACATATGCTTCCGGACGCTAAAGCTCACCACTCCAACATACGGCGACCTGAACCACTTGGTGTCAGCAGCAATTTGCGGTGTAACTACGTGTTTCCGTTTTCCCGGACAGCTTAACTCAGACCTCCGGAAGCTGGCCGTCAACATGGTACCATTTCCACGGCTGCACTTCTTTATCACTGGCTTTGCACCGCTTACGTCTCGTGGAAGCCAACAGTACCGTGCTCTCACTGTCCCTGAATTGGTGCAACAAATGTTCGACGCCAAAAACATGATGGCCGCATGTGACCCTCGACATGGCAGGTACTTGACAGCTGCAAGCATATTTCGCGGACGTATGTCCATGAAAGAGGTTGATGAGCAGATGCTCAATATACAGACCAAGAATTCCAGCTACTTCGTTGAGTGGATACCAAATAACACGAAGACAGCGGTGTGCGATATACCACCCAGGGGTCTTAAAATGTCGGCAACATTTATAGGAAACACAACAGCTATCCAAGAAATGTTTAAGCGGGTGTCCGAACAGTTCACCTCAATGTTCCGACGCAAGGCGTTCTTGCATTGGTACACTGGCGAGGGCATGGATGAGATGGAATTCACCGAGGCTGAGTCAAACATGAATGATTTAGTATCCGAATACCAACAGTATCAAGATGCGACCATAGACGAGGACGGCGAAGGCGATGACGACGATGAGGATGCCGAAGCGTAA